The stretch of DNA CGAAATAATTTTTCTCATAAGACCCCCCTCGCTTTTTTCTTTATTGTACGGCGAAGGTGTCATTTATGTTACACCAATATAGCAATAAAAAAATAAAACGCCCAGGCATACGCCCGGGCTGATTTATGATATTTATCGCGGCAACGCTGCTGCTTTAGCCTCGTTGGCTTCAGCACTTTTCGTCGACCGCCCCATGTTGAGAATCACATTAAGAACAACTGCCGTAGAAGCACCGGCTACAATACCATTTTCAAAGAGAATTTTAAAGATGGGCGGAAATTGAGCGAATAAGTTAGGTACAACTGTAACCCCCATCCCCAAAGCAACTGAGCAAGCTATAATCAGCAGGTTTTCATTACTCGAAAAATCTACTTTGCCAAGCATTTTTATTCCTGCTGCCACTACCATGCCGAACATGGCTACCATGGCGCCGCCAAGCACAGGGCTAGGGATAATCATGGCCAGGGCTGCGAATTTTGGTATCATACCGAGCATCATCAGAATTGCGCCGGCTGCAACAATAACCCTAATTGATTTGGACTTTGACAATTGTACTAAACCAACATTTTGTGAAAAGGTGGTATACGGGAATGAATTGAGTAGACCGCCAATAACAACGGCCAGACCTTCAGCCCGATAGCCGCGGGCCAAATCTTTCTCATCCAGCTTACGACCGCAGATTTCGCCCAGCGCCAAAAATACGCCCGTCGATTCTACCATGCTGACAATAGCGACAACAATCATCGTAATAATAGCGCTTGGCTCGAAAACAGGGGTACCGAAGTAGAGCGGGGTCGCCATGCTAAACCAAGACGCTTCACTAACAGAATCAAAATGAACATTGCCCATAAGCGCGGCAACAAGCGTGCCGGCAATCAACCCAAGAAGTACCGAAATAGACCGAATAAAACCGGTAGCAAATCTATTTAATAAAATAATAAAGAGTAGAACACCAAAAGCCAGAGCCAAGTTCGAAGCAGCACCGAAATCAGGACTGCCGACCCCGCCGGCCATATTGTTAATCGCAACCGGCACCAATGTAATCCCGATGATGGTAACTACTGAGCCAGTAACAACGGGCGGAAAGAATTTTGCCAGCTTGCCAAACCAACCGGAAATAAGCATTACAAATATCCCTGAACAAATAATCGCACCGTAGATAGCCGTAATGCCATATTGACTGCCGATGCTAATCATAGGAAATACCGCCGTAAAGGTACAGCCTAAAACAACCGGCAGACCAATGCCAAAAACCGGGTTACGCCATGCTTGAAGCAAAGTAGCGATACCGGATGTAAACAGATCGACCGCAATAATATAGGCCATTTGCTCAGCATTAAGTTTGAGAGCGCTGCCAACAATAAGCGGAACGATTATTGCCCCTGCATACATCGCCAAGACGTGCTGAGTGCCGAGAAACACAGTTTTCCCCAATGAATTGTTCATTTTACTCCCCCACTTTACACGAAGTGTACTTGATTATTGTCAAACGATGCTATGCGCACCAGTGATTCCACGCGATATCCGGCCTCTGCCAGTTTTTGCGCTCCCGGCTGAAAGGTTTTTTCAATTACAATGCCGATGCCGACCGCCTTGCAGCCTGCTTGTTTTACTATTTCCGCTAACCCTAAAGCGGCTTGGCCATTTGCCAGAAAATCATCGATAATGAGTATGTTTTCACCCGGCTTTATAAAGCGTTTTGAGACCGTTACATTGTTCTTCTCGGCCTTTGTAAAGGAATACACTTGCGCTGTATAAGTATCTTCATTAGTTGCTGCTGACTTCTTCTTGCGAGCAAAAACAACAGGAACATCGAGCGCCAAACCGGTCATAACGGCGACCGCAATACCCGATGCCTCGATAGTCAATATCTTGTCAATCTTTTCACCTTCAAACCGGCGGGCAAATTCTTCGCCCATTGCTTTCATAAGTTTAGGGTCAATTTGGTGATTTAAAAATGAGTCTACCTTTAAAATAGCGTTATTCAGAACCTTGCCTTCACTAATGATTTTGTCTCTTAATAGCTGCATATTCTGGCCTCCTAGAACTTTTCATAAACGGATTCTAACATAACGACACTGAGAAGTTAAATTAAATGTCTTAATGCCATTTATAAGACAGGCTAATCAATGTACCC from Veillonellaceae bacterium encodes:
- a CDS encoding purine permease; this translates as MNNSLGKTVFLGTQHVLAMYAGAIIVPLIVGSALKLNAEQMAYIIAVDLFTSGIATLLQAWRNPVFGIGLPVVLGCTFTAVFPMISIGSQYGITAIYGAIICSGIFVMLISGWFGKLAKFFPPVVTGSVVTIIGITLVPVAINNMAGGVGSPDFGAASNLALAFGVLLFIILLNRFATGFIRSISVLLGLIAGTLVAALMGNVHFDSVSEASWFSMATPLYFGTPVFEPSAIITMIVVAIVSMVESTGVFLALGEICGRKLDEKDLARGYRAEGLAVVIGGLLNSFPYTTFSQNVGLVQLSKSKSIRVIVAAGAILMMLGMIPKFAALAMIIPSPVLGGAMVAMFGMVVAAGIKMLGKVDFSSNENLLIIACSVALGMGVTVVPNLFAQFPPIFKILFENGIVAGASTAVVLNVILNMGRSTKSAEANEAKAAALPR
- a CDS encoding xanthine phosphoribosyltransferase, which codes for MQLLRDKIISEGKVLNNAILKVDSFLNHQIDPKLMKAMGEEFARRFEGEKIDKILTIEASGIAVAVMTGLALDVPVVFARKKKSAATNEDTYTAQVYSFTKAEKNNVTVSKRFIKPGENILIIDDFLANGQAALGLAEIVKQAGCKAVGIGIVIEKTFQPGAQKLAEAGYRVESLVRIASFDNNQVHFV